The proteins below come from a single Saccharophagus degradans 2-40 genomic window:
- the coaE gene encoding dephospho-CoA kinase (Dephospho-CoA kinase (CoaE) performs the final step in coenzyme A biosynthesis.), with protein sequence MALVIGVTGGIGSGKTTVTNMFEPLGIEVVDTDLIAREVVQPQQPCLEAITQRYGPQILLADGNLNRKKLRDIVFADNSERLWLESVTHPAIRQLTVQRLRAAKSPYVILSSPLLLETDQYTLTDKIVAVDVDEAQQVERASARDGQSVEQIQAIMQKQITRQARLAKADYVIDNSHTLEHTHSQVQALHQTFTMLATAIEQK encoded by the coding sequence ATGGCGTTAGTTATTGGCGTTACCGGTGGCATTGGGTCCGGCAAAACCACTGTCACTAATATGTTCGAGCCACTTGGTATTGAGGTGGTAGACACCGACCTTATTGCCCGCGAAGTGGTGCAACCACAGCAACCTTGTCTTGAGGCCATAACTCAACGCTACGGCCCTCAAATATTGCTTGCCGACGGCAACCTTAACCGCAAGAAGCTGCGCGATATTGTTTTTGCCGACAATAGCGAAAGGCTCTGGCTTGAATCCGTTACCCACCCAGCCATTAGGCAACTTACCGTGCAGCGCTTACGTGCGGCCAAATCCCCTTACGTCATACTCTCGTCGCCGTTACTGCTCGAAACCGACCAGTACACACTCACCGACAAGATAGTTGCAGTGGACGTTGACGAAGCGCAGCAAGTTGAACGTGCGAGCGCACGAGACGGGCAAAGCGTAGAGCAAATTCAAGCCATTATGCAAAAACAAATTACTCGCCAAGCTCGGCTCGCCAAGGCCGATTATGTAATTGATAACAGCCATACTTTGGAACACACCCACTCACAGGTGCAGGCCCTTCATCAAACATTTACAATGTTGGCCACAGCAATCGAGCAGAAGTAG
- a CDS encoding prepilin peptidase, protein MDFTHFSNLQIAYIYFVVAIIGATIGSFLNVVIYRLPLSLMKGWEQECKEFLASKGEAETPAQNEQESEPFNIAFPASHCPNCKAPVKAWQNIPIISYLLLKGKCAACNVKISLRYPIVEFVTSVLSIWVVYSLGLTVEAGLVLLLTWSLLVLTLIDVDHQLLPDNITLPLLWLGLLANTQGHFTDLQSAVIGAVAGYLVLWSVFWLFKLVTGKEGMGFGDFKLLAALGAWMGWQALPVIIILSSAVGAIIGIGGILIFGKDKNKPIPFGPYLAIAGWIAFFWGDAITGAYLSYATGQ, encoded by the coding sequence GTGGATTTCACTCATTTTTCAAACTTACAAATTGCCTACATCTATTTCGTCGTCGCCATTATCGGCGCCACAATTGGTAGCTTTTTAAACGTTGTTATCTACCGGCTCCCGCTCTCGTTAATGAAAGGCTGGGAGCAGGAGTGCAAAGAGTTTCTGGCTTCTAAAGGCGAAGCCGAGACTCCAGCACAAAACGAGCAAGAGTCAGAACCCTTCAATATTGCCTTTCCTGCGTCACACTGCCCTAACTGCAAGGCTCCTGTTAAGGCCTGGCAAAACATTCCCATTATTAGTTACTTACTGCTAAAAGGTAAGTGCGCTGCGTGTAATGTAAAAATATCGCTGCGCTACCCTATAGTTGAATTCGTTACTTCGGTATTAAGTATTTGGGTTGTTTACAGCTTGGGGCTAACGGTAGAAGCAGGCTTGGTACTGCTATTAACATGGAGCCTGCTGGTTTTAACGTTAATTGATGTAGACCACCAACTACTGCCAGACAACATTACCCTACCGCTTTTGTGGCTGGGGCTACTTGCGAATACTCAAGGGCATTTTACCGACCTGCAAAGTGCAGTCATTGGTGCTGTTGCAGGCTACCTAGTGCTTTGGAGCGTGTTCTGGTTGTTTAAGCTTGTAACCGGCAAAGAGGGCATGGGCTTTGGGGATTTCAAGTTACTGGCGGCACTTGGCGCTTGGATGGGCTGGCAAGCTCTGCCGGTAATCATTATTTTGTCGTCTGCGGTGGGCGCTATTATTGGTATTGGCGGCATACTTATTTTCGGCAAAGATAAAAACAAGCCTATTCCTTTCGGCCCATATTTAGCCATAGCGGGTTGGATAGCCTTCTTCTGGGGCGACGCCATTACCGGCGCTTACCTTTCCTACGCCACCGGCCAATAA
- a CDS encoding type II secretion system F family protein, producing MAKATTTEVFVYKGVDKKGQKVEGSVTSISSAMAKAQLIKQGVRAKSIRKKPKPMFGGGNKPIKPMDIALFTRQMATMMKAGVPLVQSFEIVSNGSENKSLAELIRQIKDDVASGSGFAPSLRKHPKYFDELFCNLVESGEQSGALETMLDRIATYKEKTEQLKAKIKKALTYPIAVLVVAGIVSMILLIKVVPQFAASFSSFGAELPAFTMMVLGMSDAAQEYWLQIIVIVVAAVVCFKKAREKSKAFSDGVDRVMLKAPIVGIIINQSVMARFGRTLSTTFAAGVPLIDALQSVAGATGNSVYTVAVEKVRDEVSTGTPLNVALTNTGKFPALLIQMTAIGEESGALDTMLDKVASYYEEAVDNSVDNLTALLEPLIMSVLGILVGGMMIAMYLPIFMMGQAI from the coding sequence ATGGCAAAGGCAACAACAACCGAAGTTTTTGTTTACAAGGGTGTCGACAAAAAAGGCCAAAAGGTAGAAGGGTCTGTAACCAGCATTAGCTCAGCAATGGCTAAAGCCCAGCTTATAAAACAAGGAGTGAGAGCAAAGAGCATCCGTAAAAAGCCTAAACCTATGTTTGGTGGTGGCAACAAACCCATTAAACCAATGGATATTGCCCTATTTACTCGGCAAATGGCTACAATGATGAAAGCTGGTGTGCCATTAGTACAGAGCTTTGAAATAGTATCAAATGGCTCGGAGAATAAATCGCTAGCCGAGCTTATTCGTCAAATTAAAGACGACGTCGCATCGGGCTCTGGCTTCGCCCCATCGCTTAGAAAACACCCAAAATATTTCGACGAGCTTTTTTGTAATTTAGTAGAATCTGGCGAGCAATCCGGCGCTCTAGAAACCATGCTAGACAGGATTGCCACCTACAAAGAAAAAACAGAGCAGCTAAAAGCCAAAATTAAAAAGGCTCTTACTTATCCTATCGCAGTACTTGTGGTTGCCGGCATTGTCTCCATGATTCTTTTGATCAAAGTGGTGCCGCAGTTCGCTGCGAGCTTCAGCTCATTCGGTGCGGAATTACCAGCCTTTACAATGATGGTTCTTGGCATGTCTGACGCTGCCCAGGAATACTGGCTACAAATAATTGTCATCGTGGTCGCAGCCGTAGTTTGCTTTAAAAAAGCCCGAGAGAAAAGCAAAGCCTTCTCTGATGGAGTCGACAGAGTGATGCTTAAAGCCCCCATAGTAGGCATCATTATCAACCAATCCGTTATGGCTAGGTTTGGCCGAACACTCTCAACCACATTTGCCGCCGGCGTCCCCCTAATCGATGCACTTCAATCTGTAGCAGGCGCAACAGGGAATTCGGTCTACACTGTCGCTGTAGAAAAAGTGAGGGACGAAGTATCCACTGGTACACCACTAAATGTTGCCCTAACAAACACAGGTAAGTTTCCGGCACTACTCATACAAATGACGGCTATCGGCGAAGAGTCGGGCGCGCTCGATACAATGCTAGACAAGGTCGCCAGCTACTATGAAGAAGCGGTAGACAACTCTGTCGATAACCTTACAGCGTTATTAGAGCCTTTAATTATGTCTGTATTAGGAATACTTGTTGGCGGCATGATGATCGCGATGTACCTGCCTATCTTCATGATGGGGCAGGCAATTTAA